The sequence below is a genomic window from Acanthochromis polyacanthus isolate Apoly-LR-REF ecotype Palm Island chromosome 14, KAUST_Apoly_ChrSc, whole genome shotgun sequence.
CTGGTTttataattgattaattgattttaatcatttttttttaagaaataaaagctTCTTAAAATGGAATAATGTCTGTTTTCCCTTTGAGGGTCTTGAGCTGAACGgcatttttgcccattttctgatatttcagAGACCAAACAACGTATCAAAAGCTTAATCTACACTGAAAATAATTAGTTAAAAGCAGCACCTAAATTAATCGGCAGTTATTTTGACAATTGATTAATCATTTCAGTATTTCCTACCTTCCTTTCTTAGCATCGTGTGACCACAAACTAAATATCTTCTGATAAAAAATTTTATTACGATGATCATTTTTTGCAATATTATGACTATTCATAGCGCAAACTTTTAAATAGATGAACCGGCATTAAATAAATAGTGTTGATAATGCAGCCTTATTACGAAGATGCATTCCAGTTCTGTGTAactacatttaatttaaaatgttgatGGGTTAATTTGGTGTCATCCAGGTTAAGAAACATCTGATGCACCCTTAATGGAGAAGAGACTACATAATTTAAGACAACGCTATGATGATCATAAATCAATATTACATGAGTATATAATCCTCTCTTCTGATACACCTGAGGCCATTTAAATGCAATCATGTTTCATGCCTTCTGCAGACTTGTCCAATGAGTGTAACAGCATTAGCACTGACTGGAAATGCCCTGGTGGTGATATTTAATGCTACAATTAGAACTGTGTGTCAGAATGCATTTGTTGAAATTCATCTAGAGCTTCTCAGCCTCATGTTACATGTATGCTGGAGGACCGTATTATCTCCTGGAGATTCTCCCGCTGCTCTGTGATTTAACACTGAcgacctctgtctgtctgcatcccGTACGTGATGCAATCTAGTTAATCTGTCCGTGCCCTTGGGTTGTGTGAGGTGATGCTAGTCAGATGGTTGGTGCTCGGCGATGGTAAGCAGCCCTCCTTGCCGCTGCAGCacctcttctcctccctcctgcACAAAGAGGGGGATAGTGACATAAGACCGTCTTGTGATTCGAGGGTTACTTCCTCTGTGGAAGTTTTTTGGGAGACCTTTGGCCTCGCAAGTCAGCTGCTGCTTTCACCAGCCTCATGGGAACAAAATGCAGTCAGGGATCATTTGTTTACTTCAGCCTCTCTCTGACCTTTGGTCAGTCACATGCTGCCCTCTTATCTTTTAGAATCCCACGCGCCAAATTCTAGTCTTCACACAGCCGATTTATTACAAATTGAAGCTAAAAATGGACGCTAAAGAGTTAATCTTGCTTCTGGGATGGTTCGAGGGCCCTTGACGTGCCTAGCCTGCTCTTCACAGCTGTGACGTCAGCCGCACCTCAAGGTGACTGAGCCCCAGAGAGCTGCCCTATCTCCCAGATAAAGACTACTTCCCGCTTGGAGGCATCCCTGCATTGAATCATTCTCActtagtttttttccccaacgaAGCCCGAGTTTTGAAAAGAATTAAGCTCCTGCATTCAGGGGAGTTTGGTGACATTCAATTCAGAGTTGGCCGGCAGCGTTTATCCAGACAGGGCTTTGTTGTCTGACGAAAATTGCTTTGTTGTGCAACCTTTCAGCTCAACTGTTCCGTCCCTGAGGGCTCTCCAGGGAATTGGAGGCTCCTCTGTTAGCTACCAGGAAAGCGCTGGGAATTGCGTCTTTCCGTCCCATAAAGTACGCTCAAAGTTGAGTGATTTGCGGTGTTTTTGATACTCAAGATGGGAACAGCCCGTGTGAATCCCCCCTCTCAGTTTCCTAGAAATAAAGAGATAGAGGAGGCTTGAAATTCAACACCAGCATCCTTTGCCAGCTAGTATTAGCCTCAGGGGAGAACATGCCTAACCATTTGATCAGTTGGCCTGAGTGTGTGAAGTTACACGTTTCCCTTTTGGGTTAGTGTTGACGTGTATAAACGGGTTTAAAGGCATGATAAAAATGCAAGCAGGGACTCACTGACGACTGGCTGATGCAACAGGAAACATAATGGAAAGCCGGGCTGGAATAAGTTTATGGAGAAGTTTGAGAAGGGGATTTTGGTGGTTAGAAAATGTCTCATGCTTGCAGATGCCCAGTGCAGGCTGCAGTGAAAGACTTTGCTCCTATTCTTCGTCATCACCAGCTGCCCATGactcagtttttgtttgtttttttcccctcaggtCATGGAGACCAAAGACATGCTGTACATTGTGACTGAGTACGCAAAGAACGGAGAGATGTTCGGTGAGTTCGGCCTTTAAATTTAGTCTCATCACGTGCAAATGTGGGCTAAAACAGTCGATCATGATCGTCACATAATGTACTAAAATATCCGCTTTCTCCCCGCAGACCACCTGACCTCAAACGGCCGCATGAGTGAAGATGAAGCCCGAAAGAAGTTCTGGCAGATTCTGACAGCGGTGGACTACTGCCATCGACACCACATCGTTCACCGCGACCTAAAAACCGAGAACCTGCTGCTGGATGCCAACATGAATATCAAACTAGCCGGTAGGTTCGCCTTCTTATCGTTTACCGTTACCGTGGTTACCTGCAGGAAGGTGACACACAGTGTGAGGGAGAGTGTTAATTGCTGCTGAATACAACAGCGTCCCTGCTGATTTCGTATTCCGTTCAGTTTTCACCTGAAGAAAGTATTCGCTGCTTTGGGGTTTCCTGAGCCGTTCTAATTAAATCACTGTTGTGTCGTCTGTGTGCTaattaaatgtgaataattCACTCATTTTACCAAGACTAATAACCCCTAGTGGAAATGAATTTAGCACGCCTGCATACAGAAAAATTACAGCTTAACTGAAACAAGCAGCTAGTCGTCTGTGGAAGAGATGATGCATTACCTCTGGCTCGCTGTGATGTGGCTCGTGAGCATCATGATAGCAGATTACGTCACGCATCTGATTACAGCGACCGGATCTCATCATGCTGgaatgtaaaacaaacagtaGCTAAATTGTTTTGCACCTCTGCTTGTCTTGCAGACTTCGGATTTGGAAACTTCTACAATGCAGGGGAGCCTCTGTCTACGTGGTGCGGCAGCCCGCCTTACGCTGCCCCTGAAGTGTTTGAAGGCAAAGAGTATGAAGGGCCTCAGCTGGATATATGGGTAAGCTTATTTTAggactggatggatggatggatgaatggatggatggatggatggatagatagaacAGGCAAGTtagtaacattaacattaaagattagtatataataaaaaacttgctgtacaatactataaacaaaacacttctcattttaaaatctacAGAAATACTAATTGTATTAAAAGTCAATAAACAGTATTTACAGCTTTCAAGACACCGTGATTTAAAGTAATTAAAGtggtttaaccctcgtgttgtcctgcgggtcaaaattgacctgaattaaagtttgaaaatgtgggggaaaaaaatacattttcgaAGTGAAACTTCTGccgtccacattttcagcatttttgggaaatctttgaacaattttttggtggataaaaagaaatgtaaaaaatgtttctgaagaacattcacaaaaaaatcaaccaaaatccagcgaattttgctggataaTTGAAATAGTAAGCATTAAAATTGCTAATAATGAATCTGTTTTTCCTTTACAGAGCCTTGGGGTTGTGCTTTATGTTCTCGTCTGCGGCTCTCTTCCATTCGACGGACCCAGCCTTCCTGCGCTCAGACAGAGAGTCACCGAGGGACGATTCAGAATCCCTTTCTTCATGTCCCAAGGTAACCATTATCCAGACAGTTAATCACAATGCTCACTTTTAATTATCTATCCTGTGTGAAGCCACATCGCGCACAATCAGAggctcatttttgttgtttttacatcgTCCAGACTGTGAAAATCTGATCCGCAAGATGCTGGTGGTGGATCCGGCCAAGAGGATCAGCGTGGCCCAGATCAAGCAGCACCGCTGGATGCTGGTGGACCCGACGGCTGCTCACCAGACCCTCAGTCATTCCCTCACAGAGTACAACTCCAACCTGGGCGACTACAGCGAGCCTGTGCTGAACATCATGAACACGCTGGGCATCGACCGCCAGAGAACCATCGAGGTGAAtgaactttaaatctgaagaCTGTCATAGTCgcagtaaaaaatacagtttatagTTTTAGGACTTGAGGTGGGCAGCTGTCACTGTAGAGGATTAGTCCTTTGTCCTCAGCAAAAACATTATATAGTTCTACCTAACTGTTGTTTAGAGAAGTACTTAGATGTGAAGAGCTAAATTAAGCTACAAAGAGAGGAAGAGCTGCATTTAAACTGCCCATATGATCCacagaaagcaaacaaagtGGCAAAATCACTCATCCCCTTTCCTTCTCCTCAGTCcctgcagagcagcagctacAATCACTTCTCTGCCATCTACTACCTGCTGCTGGAGAGAGTTCGAGAGCATCGTACACAGCAGCTGAGCCGCCAGTGTGGAACCTGGAGCCAGAGACCCAGGAGCACCTCGGACTCCCCCGGCCCAGAGGTCAGCACTCCAGCAGGGTGTAGAAAGCTCAGTTTAGTCCTACCGCAATCCTCAGCTTGAAATCTAAAATGCTTTGTGCTTCCTTCCAGGTGATCATGGAGTCCACCGACAGTTTCAGATCGACAGCATTTTCACTTCCAGCTAAAAACACTCCTCCTGTGTACTCTGAGGTGGAGTGTGACCAAGGCGGATTGTTCCAGGTAAAGCTGTTagataaaaacagcatttctcTTATTTACTAACAGACCGATTCCAAATGCTGCTTCCTGCTCTCCTGTCAGTCAGCGGCTAACAGTCTGCCTCCTTCTGTTACAGCGTGTGGTGTTTCCAGTGGAGGCCAGCCTGAACAGATTGCTCTGGAATCGCTCCATTTCACCCAACAGCCTGCTGGAGACGAGCATCAGCGAGGAGGTTCGACCCAGagacctggaggaggaggaggccacGCAGACTCTGGGGCCTCTGCTTCCTCCCACCACGACTTCCCGTAGACACACTCTGGCTGAAGTCTCTGCCCGTTTCCACCAGTGCAACCCTCCATGTTAGTATCACAAACACATACAACACCACACATTCATCTTCATTCTGTCTTCTACAGAGAATCTGACTCCTGTCCTGTTTCTGCAGGTATTGTAGTCAGTCCCTCTGATGGCGCCTCATCTGACAGCTGTCTGAAGTCCTCATCCAGTCCTGCCCCCACTTTACAAGCTGCTATGGGTGAGATGTCAACACTTCTGGCCTCGGGGGCTGAAGGTGGAGCTTTGCTGCCAGCTGGAGCTCCCCTGGCTCTCTCCTCCCACCTCCTGCCCCAGGCCCAGGGCAGCTTCCAGGAGGGTCGCCGAGCCTCAGACACGTCCCTCACACAAGGTACAGGAGCGAAATCACGGAATCGCCTCACTGCATGTCACGTATCTAATCCgctgtaaacttttttttcctcacatgtACTGTGTCACATTAGAGGATCAAAGGAGTATTGTATAACACTGTCCCACGCCTTCCCGCAGGCCTCAAAGCTTTCCGGCAGCAGCTGAGGAAAAACACTCGCACTAAAGGGCTTCTGGGATTAAATAAGATCAAGGGTCTGACGAGGCAGGTCGTTCCACCGCCCTCCTGCAACCGCGGCAGCCGAGGGTCACTGGGTCCAGCCTTGTCCGAGCACCGCAGCATGTTGGAGGAGGTGCTCCACCAGCAGAGGTGAGACACGCCGAGACATGAAAGCGCAGTTATTAAAGGCCTCGTATGAGactgtggagatcagaaggggAGTGAAAGATTGCGCTCAGACATGAAACACATTCTGAGACACAGTGCAACTTAGACACACTGAGAATTTATTATCGGGTTCTCCATGTAACTGCAGAACTTGCCTGAAAATCTTCTCATTTCAAGTTTTCTTTAGTTTGTAgcagggctggacccgaataccTGAATATTTGGTGGTgacggtggtatccgaatattaattttgagatccgaatattcgcccacCGCCCCGCGTCGGACGTTAAGAACCGAGTCGAATACCCAGCTCTTTCCTCCGTTTACTTACCGTGTCTGATGTTGCGGACCGAAGCGAATATTCGGTTCGTTCCTCCGTCTGTCCCCCCCCCCCGTTGGACGTTACGGAGCagaccgaatattcagatatttgtcattaatccggagcccagaaactgctattcgGGCCAGCGCTAGTATGTAGTGATGCTTATCTGTTCGTCCACGAGAAGGATGCAGCTAAATTAGCTAAATCTGCACTTTTGTAGAGGCTTGTAGCCCACAGTGAAATGACTTCATGCCTTAAAATCTTCAAACTTTCAGTTTAAATACCCCAAAGCATTATTAGAGCTGATCATATCTGGAGCCTGTTGAAAACCCAGATTTAGAGGCTGCAGCTGTGTAGATATGGCGTCTGatctttcatttctgttttctagGATGCTGCAGATTCAGCACCAGCCGCAGCCTCAGGTCCAACCCACTCAGACGGGACCTACCCAGAATCCTCTGCTCTTCCTGGCACAGCAGCAGTCAtcctctcctccacctgccACAGTGtttgcttcctcctccatgttcgATACCCCCGTCCAACCCGCCCTGCCTCCCCCCCAGCCAGCATCAGTGGGTCTGCAGCACGGCCCCTGGCAACAAACCCTGGacagctcttcctcttcctccggctgctcctcgtcctcctcgtccTGCTACTGCTCCTCTCTTTCCCCGGTGGCCTCGGCCGCCTACCTGCTTGAGGAGCGTCTGCACATCAGTCAGCAGCCTCATCCTTACCCcggcctccagcagcagcagcagccacattCCGCAACACAAGGCGGCTTCCCCATCCTGGCCAAACCGGCAATGTGGAGCATGAGCTCGGCCTCCGGCGCCGACGCCAACATGCAGGAGTTGTGtctggctggacagcagcagctcagcagctgCGTGATGGTGAAGTAAAACACCAGGTTGGTCTCTCAGTGGAGGAAAGAAGACTTTGAGCCCAGAAGAAAAAGAGAGCAGAAGTGAGGAACAAAAAGCAGATGCAAGCAACAAATTTACACTTTAACAACACACATGTGAGAATGTGTCGGCACATGTcgtgtctgttgtgtatttgaTATCATATAAGCTAAAGACTAAGCAATAACCAAACTCTGGATGAGGCGTTAAATCAGACAGCCAGAGAAGCAATAACGGACTGAAAGACTCTCCTCCAGCTCTCTGACGGACTCGACTTGAATGAAGAGAGAGCCGACGTCAGCCGAGACACTTATCTCTCACACGTTTTGATGCTGTCTaagttttcaattttttttttgaaacaagAAGTCTCCCTCTTCCGCTTTTCTAGTCGTGTAAATGCTTGATGTTTTTCACTTGCCTGGACAGAAGACCAaaactcttttttcttttttttttttgcattttccccGACTTTGTTCGCCTTTTTCTAAAGAGACATTTCTCTGTAGCAGTGCAATGAACATTCAGTATAGTGCCCTAAGCTTACAACTGTTCACTGAAGGAGTTGATTTGTATTGAAACTGtgataaatttgtttttttttttcttgtgcaaGATTATGTTAGCAAATGCTGCTTTTACCTCAAACTGCAAAAAGACTGCTACGTCCTCTTCAGCCAAAACTGAATGCAGATGGTGTCTGGCTGATAGAGTAAAGCACAACAGGTACGTCGGTCAGCTGGGTAGCACCTTACACGATCCGTGTTCCCTTCGTCTGATGAGCACCTTCTCGTTAGGTGCTTTTACTACCTCCTCAGGCAACAATTTGGAAACTTCAGAAAAACCTATCGTCGGTCCAGATCAGAGGAAAGAGTTTTTTCTCCTTACGGACAGAACAAAGACTGGGAGCAGTGCAATATTTTACATGGAAAGATGAGGCTTTACATAGGACGGTCAAAATTACATGCATATTTGCCTGAGGTttatgttgtttgtctgtatttgaCCTTGCTGTGCTAGCTAGCTGACTCGAAAAAGGTACTTGTTATGTAAGACGATAACATGATACTGTAGTGgttcagaggaaagactccagGCATttcaaaatgctgttttcttcCCACAAGGGCGTTTGTGGTCCTTTAGTCGAAAAGGAAGAAATTTGGGTTTTACCAAAGAGCGAACAGCACAACGATGAGATTTGGTGATCTATCAAAGACACACTACTGACTTTTTCCACTTCGAATGCTGTCTCCAGATGTAGCATGGTGGTTAGCTGTCATTTTCACAAGATCTCCCGAGCTTCTGCTGTGAGAAAAGACTCCCTGCTGCCACCAAATCCCAATGCTACGCGTGTTATCGATATCTTTAGCTGTTACTATCAGGACCATGGTGGTATtcattttttgtacttttctaGAAAAGAACAacgaaaaaagaaagaaaaaaatcacaacatagCAATACCATATTGTGCAGGAAGTTGAACTTTCTTCTGTAGAAATATGTAGGAATGACCTGCGACGAGCTGATTTATACATGCAGGCGACGACGTGTTAGAAAAGCTGCAGGAGATGTGTAATATTTAGTTCTCTCATATCTGTGAAGCATCTTGTAGGGGAGCAGTGTTTTTTCCGAGCCCAATTCTACTTTGGTAACATGCAGTGTTGATACTTCTGCCCAACTATTTTTCAGTTGATTGCACTCACTACCAACACTTGTGCCTTTATCTGAACAAACTGTCGGTCGGAGTTTTTCCATCTCCGATCGCTACACTGAAGAAAGAACGGCTCCGTTGGCGGCGGCCGTCCGCTCAGACGCCCCtttgatattttcttttaacTTGCTGTTTAAACAGAAGCAAGATTTGcactttattcatattttttattgctgatttttgttttgtttctcatgatgaaagcaaaatcacaaaatattgaAACACTAAGACTCTTGATGCAAATCTGTAAGGTGACCCTTTTGATAAACTTTGGATAATAAGAAGTatgtcatgctttttttttttctgatttattactTGACTGTGTGAGCATGAGCACGTATTAGtgcgagtgtgagtgtgtgtgtgagtgtgtgtggaggaaggaaagaaagaggaaaggaAGGAGAAAGAATGTTAGTTCGAGaaagattgtttatttatgtggctatttatttaaataaagttcACTTCCTAAACTGTCTATggcttgattttcttttttcagatgTTCAGTGGCATGTTTATGTGTccacacactgtaaaactaaaTCAAATTTTACGGCtataatttctacatttccTATAGTGAAGTCTGTAAAATTGCAGATGTTATCTGGAAATCAATAACAGTTCAGTTATTTTAAATGGCAATAATtctaaattatatttattactCTACAGAAATCTGATTTCTTAacccctttgatgcacaacatagCTCAAACGTGGTCCATATTCAATGGAATATGGcatcttttgacccatgttgttcATCAAATGGTtaaattacattacatttaCCTCAAACAACAACCATTATGAATACGAAACTCTATATGccagtttcacatttttctttgtagttttaAGGTAAATCTCATtagctttccttttttttccacttttacatTCAAACTCTGTAATTCTGGACACAAATTAAGCAAACAATATAATATGTAgacattttaaccctcctgttgtcctcatttaatggcaccaaaaaatactgtttccttgtctgaaaaaaatccaaaaatccagcaaaaaaatccccaaatttcaaaaaaatttgcaaaaccttcaggaagaaaattccaaaaatttcttaaaagtttcctttgaaagttatatttttaaaaaaatcaccaaattcggcgagaaaattcttgtaaatattttccaaaaaaatcttccgaaaaaaaaatcctaaaaatatctaagtgattacatatatatgagtaaaatttctaatatttcataacattcacaaaaaaatctaccaaaatccggcaaaatttgatggattttggttgatttttttgtgtgaatgttcttaagaaacatttttaacttttcttttttccacaaaaagatgttcaaagatttcccaaacatgttgaaaatgtgttgtGATGTTTCACCGGGaaaaatttttttccccacattttcaaactgggtcaattttgacctgcaggacaacacgagggttaaaaagaCTACAAAGATTTCTTCCTCTCAAGGTTAAATCTTTAAGGCATGTTGTATCCCACTGTGCTCCTTGAGTTTTTTTCTGACACAAGGTCTGAAAAGTTCCTAGAAGAAAgtgaaaaaagattaaagaccAGCCTGTGACTCTTATGGCTGTTTCGATTTTTGCCCCTTTGATAATTACTTTACTTTGCTTAACACAGAGAATGGCCATTTTGGGTTTGTCAGTTCCTAATGGGGGAATCTTCAGAATTATTTGTGCAAAATTGGCTTATTTGATCAGAATAAATGGAACTAAAGTGTTTTGAAATCAATCGTGATGCTTAGTTCCAAGACAGGCCTGATTTTTAACCATCTTGAGGACGTGTTAACACTTTACTGAAAGTGTTTGGATTGTAATAATTTAAGCCAAATCTGTAAACACATAAGCATCTACAAATTTAGAATTGCTTGCACTTTATTTGAATTAGAATATTATGCTTTAATTTTATGATTTTAGCTTGgaattttgttttacagtgtagtgttgacatttttgagCAGCCTTTTACAGCTCATCTCTTATTTGCACTTTGATTcaggttaaaataaaaactcaaactGAACACAAAGACTCGGAAAATGTTTATCTCGTTCAGGTCTTGAGGAGTTTACATTCTGTCCTCTGACCTTTTCGCATTGTTACGCCGACCTGCAGGTGAATACATGCAAATTTTAAGACGGTTACCcttaaaaatcacacttttgaAGTCACAGAGCTCCCCTACACACAGAGCCACGATGCATATTTATACTCATAGTGAAGTCTTTGCTCACTCGCTGAAATTCTGCTGGACACAACAGTTTCTAAAGCTTTATCTAACTGATGACGAGGCCCACTGATGATGCACTCGCACCTCATGGTAGCGCCGTGATGCAGAGTGATAACGATGACGCGTCGGACTCCGCTGACCCCCTCGCCGGCTGGTTATTCATAAACCTAAGAACGGACAGGTGTCTGACGTCTGACATGAGAAGCTCGAGTGTGTGGGAGTCGAGTGACGCAACAGCAAAATGAGACGCCAAACTGTCCAGGAGCCAAGTGAACTCTGCCGCTGCACTCCTCCAGCCTCCGAAGCTCGCTCATTATCTCCACTTAGATGCCATTAAAATTTCTGCAGGactgaaatgtgttgatttGCTGCTCGCTGCATGCACAGATTTACTCTGCGGGAGTCACTACGCtaactcacacatacacatttacACGTGTGACATATGGCCTGACATTTGGCTTGGCACGACCGTCGGGGGGCCGGACAGGAGCTCTGTGCATCAATCAGATGTCCAGCTGCCGCAAACATATCAGTCATCAGTGGCCGCCTGCTGCTGATGTGACCTCAGTAACTCTGGCTGGCCATCTGCAGCGTATTTCATGTTTGCAGCACAGCAGCTCGGGGTGTTTACAGGCGCTTTTACGTGTCAAACGATGCAATTGTTTCCAGATGTATTTAAGTGACCTTCATCACAGCAGGTCCAAGAAAAGATCTGCAGTGGAAATGGGTTTCAGGAGGACACTTCAGGTATTGTGCTGAAAGCGGTTCTGtgaactgttttctttccaaatACAACGTTTAGTTTACCAGGAAGTCACGCTGCAGGTTTCAGATGTGGAGTTTCAAAGATGATTTTTGAAACTAAATCTGAGCGAGAGAGTCATTATTTCCAGAAGCTCTCTCATTGTTTTGAGACACAAAGTCATTTTGTCAGGAAAGTTTCTCATTCTTTTGAGACACCGAGCcattatttctgaataaataagACCTTATTTCTAGAACATTTCTTATTGTTTTgagatttttgttattttgagacAGCCGAGTCCATCTTAAGAAAGGGTCGCATTGTTTTGAGAACA
It includes:
- the sik1 gene encoding serine/threonine-protein kinase SIK1, producing the protein MVIMSETSRGAQSSPAQGRPLQVGFYEIIRTLGKGNFAVVKLAKHKVTKTQVAIKIIDKTRLNPSNLEKIYREVQIMKLLNHPHIIKLYQVMETKDMLYIVTEYAKNGEMFDHLTSNGRMSEDEARKKFWQILTAVDYCHRHHIVHRDLKTENLLLDANMNIKLADFGFGNFYNAGEPLSTWCGSPPYAAPEVFEGKEYEGPQLDIWSLGVVLYVLVCGSLPFDGPSLPALRQRVTEGRFRIPFFMSQDCENLIRKMLVVDPAKRISVAQIKQHRWMLVDPTAAHQTLSHSLTEYNSNLGDYSEPVLNIMNTLGIDRQRTIESLQSSSYNHFSAIYYLLLERVREHRTQQLSRQCGTWSQRPRSTSDSPGPEVIMESTDSFRSTAFSLPAKNTPPVYSEVECDQGGLFQRVVFPVEASLNRLLWNRSISPNSLLETSISEEVRPRDLEEEEATQTLGPLLPPTTTSRRHTLAEVSARFHQCNPPCIVVSPSDGASSDSCLKSSSSPAPTLQAAMGEMSTLLASGAEGGALLPAGAPLALSSHLLPQAQGSFQEGRRASDTSLTQGLKAFRQQLRKNTRTKGLLGLNKIKGLTRQVVPPPSCNRGSRGSLGPALSEHRSMLEEVLHQQRMLQIQHQPQPQVQPTQTGPTQNPLLFLAQQQSSSPPPATVFASSSMFDTPVQPALPPPQPASVGLQHGPWQQTLDSSSSSSGCSSSSSSCYCSSLSPVASAAYLLEERLHISQQPHPYPGLQQQQQPHSATQGGFPILAKPAMWSMSSASGADANMQELCLAGQQQLSSCVMVK